The Ornithinimicrobium faecis genome includes a window with the following:
- a CDS encoding cell division protein PerM: MTLLERTPVRPADAATITGRLRAVVLAAVAGLLAALISWVVVTVPVFVAWLADDRSSVSIWQTAGIGVDLWALAHRASIEVGEHQVVLAPLLLTLVPILACWYAVGQVVVDRPDVRGELDEVTGWRFAWAALGVTELVSFLVGYVASGLLLCSLAGLGQAPVIVSSALPGLLLVPLIAIGLSLWREHRRQEHPTLDRGLRWVELHTPVLVRRGLRPAVQALCILIVGALLLVVALLVIRMGRVLTLYEALDAGTVGTSVLTLGSVAALPNILVWAMGWSSGVEVAVGTVQVGWTESSAGDLPLLPVLAALPEPGALPPGLWLSALLPVLAGAWVGFQSSRAAPRLASWWAKAQIALSACVGVTVVVLLLSWLALGGMTPGLLSQVGTDPVRVATLLGAEVLGGALVTLSALHLFRRRL; the protein is encoded by the coding sequence ATGACTCTGCTGGAACGAACCCCTGTCAGGCCCGCGGACGCGGCGACCATCACCGGACGGCTGCGCGCGGTGGTGCTCGCCGCCGTCGCCGGGTTGCTCGCCGCCCTGATCTCGTGGGTCGTGGTGACGGTCCCGGTGTTCGTCGCCTGGCTGGCCGATGACCGCAGCTCGGTCTCCATCTGGCAGACGGCCGGCATCGGCGTCGACCTGTGGGCCCTCGCGCACCGCGCGAGCATCGAGGTCGGGGAGCACCAGGTCGTCCTGGCTCCCCTCCTGCTCACCCTGGTCCCGATCCTGGCCTGTTGGTATGCCGTGGGGCAGGTCGTCGTCGACCGCCCCGACGTGCGGGGCGAGCTGGATGAGGTGACCGGCTGGCGCTTCGCGTGGGCCGCGCTGGGGGTCACCGAGTTGGTGTCCTTCCTGGTGGGTTATGTCGCCTCGGGTCTGCTCCTGTGCTCGCTGGCCGGGTTGGGGCAGGCTCCGGTGATCGTCTCGTCCGCCCTGCCCGGCCTGCTGCTGGTGCCCCTGATCGCGATCGGGCTGAGCCTGTGGCGCGAGCACCGACGCCAGGAGCACCCCACCCTTGACCGAGGGTTGCGCTGGGTCGAGCTGCACACGCCGGTCCTGGTGCGGCGCGGTCTGCGTCCCGCCGTGCAGGCCCTGTGCATCCTGATCGTTGGGGCCCTGCTGTTGGTGGTGGCGCTGCTGGTGATCCGCATGGGCCGGGTGCTGACCCTCTATGAGGCCCTCGACGCCGGGACTGTCGGCACGAGCGTGCTGACGCTCGGTTCGGTCGCTGCCCTGCCCAACATCCTGGTCTGGGCGATGGGCTGGTCCAGCGGCGTCGAGGTCGCGGTCGGCACGGTGCAGGTCGGCTGGACCGAGTCGAGCGCCGGTGACCTGCCCCTGCTGCCCGTGCTCGCCGCGCTCCCCGAGCCGGGCGCGCTGCCTCCCGGCCTCTGGCTGTCCGCGCTCCTGCCGGTGCTGGCCGGGGCGTGGGTCGGCTTCCAGAGCTCCCGGGCCGCACCGCGCCTCGCCTCGTGGTGGGCCAAGGCCCAGATCGCTCTGTCTGCCTGTGTCGGCGTGACCGTCGTGGTGCTCCTGCTCAGCTGGCTCGCCCTCGGTGGCATGACCCCCGGGCTGCTCAGTCAGGTGGGCACCGACCCGGTGCGGGTCGCGACGTTGCTGGGGGCCGAGGTGCTGGGCGGAGCCCTGGTCACCCTGAGTGCACTGCACCTGTTCCGCCGCCGCCTCTGA
- a CDS encoding DoxX family protein gives MTPLLVVTVLCIVANVFIAVADYLKVGIVLKTSSEVHLPAEAVPYLAALKLTGALGLVGGLLAFPWLGVAAAAGLTLLFIGALIAHLRAKVYYDIAFPGLYLLLAVGALVHLVQLASGT, from the coding sequence GTGACTCCACTCCTGGTGGTCACGGTCCTGTGCATCGTGGCCAACGTGTTCATCGCGGTTGCGGACTACCTCAAGGTGGGGATCGTCCTGAAGACCTCCAGCGAAGTGCACCTACCTGCCGAGGCCGTGCCCTACCTGGCAGCCCTGAAGCTGACCGGAGCCCTCGGCCTCGTTGGAGGCCTGCTCGCGTTCCCCTGGCTGGGCGTGGCCGCAGCCGCGGGGCTGACCCTGCTGTTCATCGGTGCGCTCATCGCTCACCTGCGGGCGAAGGTCTACTACGACATCGCCTTCCCCGGGTTGTACCTGCTCCTCGCGGTGGGGGCCTTGGTGCACCTGGTCCAGCTCGCGAGCGGGACCTGA
- the sucD gene encoding succinate--CoA ligase subunit alpha codes for MTIYLNKDSKIIVQGITGGMGSKHTDLMLQSGSNIVGGVNARKAGTTVTLNDQELHVYGTVKEAMEATGANVSVLFVPPAFTKDACIEAIDAEMPLIVVITEGVPVKDSAEVFAYLEGKNTRMIGPNCPGVISPEESLAGITPHTIAGKGPIGLVSKSGTLTYQMMYELRDFGFTTAIGIGGDPIIGTTHIDALEAFENDPDTKAIVMIGEIGGDAEERAADYIKEHVTKPVVGYVAGFTAPEGKTMGHAGAIVSGSSGTAAAKKEALEAAGVKVGKTPSETAELMRQILQEQGA; via the coding sequence ATGACGATCTATCTGAACAAGGACTCCAAGATCATCGTCCAGGGCATCACCGGTGGCATGGGCTCCAAGCACACCGACCTGATGCTCCAGTCCGGCTCCAACATCGTCGGCGGTGTCAACGCCCGCAAGGCAGGCACCACCGTGACGCTCAACGACCAGGAGCTGCACGTCTACGGCACGGTCAAGGAGGCCATGGAGGCCACCGGGGCCAACGTCTCGGTCCTGTTTGTGCCGCCGGCCTTCACCAAGGACGCCTGCATCGAGGCCATCGACGCGGAGATGCCGCTCATCGTGGTCATCACCGAGGGTGTGCCGGTCAAGGACAGCGCCGAGGTCTTTGCCTATCTCGAGGGCAAGAACACCCGGATGATCGGCCCGAACTGCCCCGGGGTCATCTCCCCGGAGGAGTCGCTGGCCGGCATCACGCCGCACACCATCGCGGGCAAGGGCCCGATCGGTCTGGTGTCCAAGTCGGGCACCCTGACCTATCAGATGATGTATGAGCTGCGGGACTTCGGCTTCACCACTGCGATCGGCATCGGCGGTGACCCGATCATCGGCACCACCCACATCGACGCGCTCGAGGCCTTCGAGAACGACCCTGACACCAAGGCCATCGTGATGATCGGCGAGATCGGCGGCGACGCCGAGGAGCGCGCCGCCGACTACATCAAGGAGCACGTGACCAAGCCCGTCGTGGGCTATGTCGCAGGCTTCACTGCACCCGAGGGCAAGACCATGGGCCACGCCGGTGCCATCGTCTCTGGCTCGTCGGGCACGGCCGCAGCCAAGAAGGAGGCCCTGGAGGCCGCGGGTGTCAAGGTCGGCAAGACGCCGTCCGAGACGGCCGAGCTGATGCGCCAGATCCTGCAGGAGCAGGGCGCCTGA
- the purH gene encoding bifunctional phosphoribosylaminoimidazolecarboxamide formyltransferase/IMP cyclohydrolase produces the protein MNATPQDAGPAQDSEGRRPIRRALISVYDKTGLEELASGLHEAGTQLVSTGSTAARIEATGVPVTRVEELTGFPECLDGRVKTLHPRVHAGLLADTRNPDHLAQLADLDIEPFDLVVVNLYPFTETVGSGASQDECVEQIDIGGPSMVRAAAKNHASVSVVVDPSAYADVAAAAAAGGFTLAQRQGLAAKAFIHTATYDVHVASWMGNVLTDTSDDTGFPAWMGATWERSDVLRYGENPHQRAAIYRNGFQPTPALAQAEVLHGKAMSFNNYVDADAARRAAHDHGDMPTVAIIKHANPCGIATGSDIAEAHRKAHACDPVSAYGGIVATNRAVTAELAQQVAEIFTEVVIAPDFAPEALEILQAKKNLRVVRAASPQRGGLEVRNIAGGALVQALDILDAEGDDPANWQLATGPAADEDTLADLAFAWRSVRAVKSNAILLAQDGASVGIGMGQVNRVDSCRLAVERAGAERAQGSVASSDAFFPFADGLQILLDAGVRAVVSPGGSIRDEEVVAAAAAAGVTLYFTGTRHFAH, from the coding sequence GTGAACGCCACCCCGCAGGACGCCGGCCCCGCGCAGGACAGCGAGGGCCGCCGCCCGATCCGCCGCGCCCTCATCTCGGTCTATGACAAGACCGGGCTCGAGGAGCTGGCCAGCGGGCTGCACGAGGCCGGCACCCAGCTGGTCTCCACCGGCTCGACCGCCGCGCGCATCGAGGCGACCGGTGTCCCGGTGACCCGGGTCGAGGAGCTCACCGGCTTCCCGGAGTGCCTGGATGGCCGCGTGAAGACACTGCACCCGCGGGTCCACGCCGGTCTGCTGGCCGACACCCGCAACCCCGACCATCTCGCCCAGCTCGCGGACCTCGACATCGAGCCCTTCGACCTGGTCGTCGTCAACCTCTATCCGTTCACCGAGACCGTCGGCTCCGGTGCCTCCCAGGACGAGTGCGTCGAGCAGATCGACATCGGCGGACCCTCCATGGTGCGCGCCGCGGCCAAGAACCACGCGTCGGTCTCCGTCGTCGTCGACCCCTCCGCCTACGCCGACGTCGCGGCGGCCGCAGCGGCCGGCGGGTTCACGCTGGCCCAGCGCCAGGGGTTGGCGGCCAAGGCCTTCATCCACACCGCCACCTATGACGTGCACGTCGCCTCATGGATGGGCAACGTGCTGACCGACACCTCTGACGACACGGGCTTCCCTGCCTGGATGGGGGCGACCTGGGAGCGCTCGGACGTGCTGCGCTATGGCGAGAACCCGCACCAGCGGGCGGCCATCTATCGCAACGGTTTCCAGCCGACGCCCGCCCTGGCGCAGGCCGAGGTGCTGCACGGCAAGGCGATGTCGTTCAACAACTACGTCGACGCGGATGCTGCGCGCCGGGCGGCCCACGACCACGGCGACATGCCGACCGTGGCGATCATCAAGCACGCCAACCCGTGCGGTATCGCGACCGGCAGCGACATCGCCGAGGCGCACCGCAAGGCGCACGCCTGCGACCCGGTGTCGGCCTACGGTGGCATCGTGGCCACCAACCGGGCGGTCACCGCCGAGCTGGCCCAGCAGGTGGCGGAGATCTTCACCGAGGTCGTCATCGCCCCGGACTTTGCCCCCGAGGCCCTGGAGATCCTGCAGGCCAAGAAGAACCTGCGGGTCGTGCGCGCGGCCTCCCCGCAGCGCGGCGGGCTGGAGGTGCGCAACATCGCCGGTGGAGCGCTGGTCCAGGCCCTGGACATCCTCGACGCCGAGGGGGACGACCCCGCCAACTGGCAGCTCGCGACCGGCCCGGCTGCCGACGAGGACACCCTCGCAGATCTCGCCTTCGCCTGGCGCTCGGTCCGCGCGGTCAAGTCCAACGCGATCCTGCTCGCCCAGGACGGGGCCAGCGTCGGCATCGGCATGGGCCAGGTCAACCGCGTCGACTCCTGCCGTCTGGCGGTGGAGCGGGCCGGCGCGGAGCGCGCGCAGGGCTCGGTCGCCTCCTCCGACGCGTTCTTCCCGTTTGCCGACGGCCTGCAGATCCTGCTGGATGCCGGTGTGCGCGCAGTCGTCTCTCCCGGTGGGTCGATCCGTGACGAGGAGGTCGTGGCCGCTGCCGCAGCTGCCGGCGTGACGCTCTATTTCACGGGCACCCGCCACTTTGCCCACTGA
- a CDS encoding maleylpyruvate isomerase family mycothiol-dependent enzyme, with the protein MSEGHPAIGRSIDLLAEADQALAGTLARMTPEDLAGPSLCPGWTRAHVLAHLARNADALQHLVQWAASGHETPAYASREQRDQDIEDGATVPLARLRADVISASDAFRARVQSLRGRTDLHPVQVGGGALPGDQVPWARLREVTYHHVDLDLGFTFAQAPPEVVRAGLVEAVERLGHAGSPPLTLTGTDGRHWHIAGGGAEVSGKPADLLLWVTRGIQHNLTSHHPLPTLPAWG; encoded by the coding sequence ATGTCAGAGGGACACCCAGCCATAGGTCGGTCGATCGATCTGCTCGCGGAGGCCGACCAGGCCCTGGCCGGCACGCTGGCGAGGATGACGCCCGAGGACCTCGCGGGACCGAGTCTGTGCCCGGGGTGGACCAGGGCCCATGTCCTCGCCCACCTGGCCCGCAACGCCGACGCCCTGCAACACCTCGTGCAGTGGGCGGCCAGCGGCCACGAGACCCCGGCCTATGCCTCACGCGAGCAGCGCGATCAGGACATCGAGGACGGCGCCACCGTGCCCCTGGCCCGGCTGCGAGCCGATGTGATCTCGGCGAGCGACGCCTTCCGCGCCCGGGTCCAGTCCCTGCGCGGTCGCACCGATCTGCATCCTGTGCAGGTCGGTGGAGGGGCCCTGCCCGGTGACCAGGTCCCGTGGGCGCGGTTGCGCGAGGTCACCTATCACCACGTCGACCTCGACCTGGGCTTCACCTTCGCCCAGGCGCCGCCCGAGGTGGTGCGCGCAGGACTCGTCGAGGCCGTGGAGCGACTCGGGCACGCTGGCAGCCCACCGTTGACGCTCACCGGCACCGACGGGCGGCACTGGCACATCGCCGGTGGCGGGGCTGAGGTGAGCGGCAAGCCAGCCGACCTGCTGCTGTGGGTCACCCGCGGGATCCAGCACAACCTCACCAGCCACCACCCGCTGCCTACCCTGCCCGCCTGGGGCTGA
- a CDS encoding DUF3017 domain-containing protein: MTVSGSAPGQPRGRPASRRPANWGSQPLGLWWVLPIGLTIAVIVHFSGGLRASGYVIAGTLALAAILRLVLPRGAVGGLLVRSRAWDVLTLLAMAAGVAVLSATLLIR; this comes from the coding sequence ATGACCGTGTCCGGCAGCGCACCAGGTCAGCCCCGTGGTCGTCCCGCCAGTCGGCGCCCGGCCAACTGGGGGAGTCAGCCCCTGGGGCTGTGGTGGGTGCTGCCGATCGGGCTCACCATCGCGGTCATCGTGCACTTCAGCGGTGGGTTGCGAGCCTCCGGTTATGTCATCGCCGGGACCCTGGCTCTAGCGGCGATCCTGCGCCTGGTGCTGCCCCGTGGAGCCGTGGGAGGTTTGCTGGTGCGCTCCCGTGCCTGGGACGTCCTCACGCTCCTGGCGATGGCCGCCGGCGTCGCCGTGCTGAGCGCCACCCTGCTCATCCGCTGA
- the purN gene encoding phosphoribosylglycinamide formyltransferase: MPTSPTPPSAARVVVLVSGTGSNLQALIDAATDPAYGVQVVAVGADRHGARALERAVRHGIPTFVCRVPDHRDRQAWDAALAEQIGAHTPDLVVSAGFMKILGEAVLSAHTVVNTHPALLPAFPGAHAVADALAYGVRVTGCTAHLVDSGVDTGPILEQVAVPVEDGDTPESLHERIKTVERSMLVDVVGRLARHGHTLTDRKVTIP, from the coding sequence GTGCCCACCAGCCCCACCCCGCCGTCCGCGGCCCGCGTTGTCGTGCTGGTCTCCGGCACCGGCAGCAACCTCCAGGCGCTGATCGACGCTGCCACCGACCCGGCCTATGGCGTGCAGGTGGTGGCCGTCGGAGCCGACCGACACGGCGCCCGCGCCCTCGAGCGGGCGGTGCGCCACGGCATACCGACCTTTGTGTGCCGGGTCCCCGACCACCGGGACCGGCAGGCCTGGGACGCCGCCCTCGCCGAGCAGATCGGCGCCCACACCCCGGACCTGGTCGTGTCGGCCGGCTTCATGAAGATCCTGGGGGAGGCGGTCCTGTCCGCCCATACCGTGGTCAACACCCACCCCGCCCTGCTGCCGGCCTTCCCGGGTGCGCACGCGGTCGCCGACGCGCTCGCGTACGGTGTGCGGGTCACCGGCTGCACCGCCCACCTCGTCGACAGCGGAGTCGACACGGGCCCCATCCTCGAGCAGGTCGCCGTCCCGGTGGAGGACGGTGACACGCCCGAGTCACTCCACGAACGCATCAAGACGGTCGAACGCAGCATGCTCGTGGACGTGGTGGGCCGCCTGGCCCGACACGGCCACACCCTCACCGACAGGAAGGTCACGATCCCGTGA
- a CDS encoding NADP-dependent isocitrate dehydrogenase: MEKIKVANPIVELDGDEMTRIIWQFIKDRLIHPYLDVDLKYFDLGVEKRDETNDQITIDAANAIKEHGVGVKCATITPDEARVEEFGLKEMWRSPNGTIRNILGGVIFREPIIISNVPRLVPGWTKPIIIGRHAHGDQYKAQNFKVPGAGKVTITYTPADGGEPEVHEVAEYGDDGGVAMGMFNYNDSIRDFARASMNYALDRGVPCYLSTKNTILKAYDGAFKDIFQEVFDAEFKEKFHAADLTYEHRLIDDMVAAAMKWEGGYVWACKNYDGDVQSDTVAQGFGSLGLMTSVLMTPDGKTVEAEAAHGTVTRHYRQHQQGKQTSTNPIASIFAWTRGISYRGKMDNTPEVTEFAETLERVCIETVESGKMTKDLALLVGPNQKWLTTEEFLAAIDENLQKAMAA, from the coding sequence ATGGAGAAGATCAAGGTCGCCAACCCGATCGTCGAACTCGACGGCGACGAGATGACCCGCATCATCTGGCAGTTCATCAAGGACCGGCTGATCCACCCCTACCTGGATGTCGACCTGAAGTACTTCGACCTCGGGGTCGAGAAGCGCGATGAGACGAACGACCAGATCACGATTGACGCGGCCAACGCGATCAAGGAGCACGGGGTCGGCGTCAAGTGCGCGACGATCACCCCCGACGAGGCCCGCGTCGAGGAGTTCGGCCTCAAGGAGATGTGGAGGAGCCCCAACGGCACCATCCGCAACATCCTCGGTGGCGTGATCTTCCGCGAGCCGATCATCATCTCCAACGTCCCGCGCCTGGTGCCGGGCTGGACCAAGCCGATCATCATCGGTCGTCACGCCCACGGTGACCAGTACAAGGCGCAGAACTTCAAGGTGCCTGGCGCCGGCAAGGTCACCATCACCTACACCCCGGCCGACGGCGGCGAGCCGGAGGTCCACGAGGTCGCAGAGTATGGCGATGACGGTGGTGTCGCGATGGGGATGTTCAACTACAACGATTCGATCCGCGACTTCGCCCGCGCCAGCATGAACTACGCCCTGGACCGCGGTGTGCCGTGCTACCTGTCGACCAAGAACACGATCCTGAAGGCCTATGACGGTGCCTTCAAGGACATCTTCCAGGAGGTCTTCGACGCGGAGTTCAAGGAGAAGTTCCACGCCGCCGACCTGACCTATGAGCACCGCCTGATCGACGACATGGTCGCCGCGGCGATGAAGTGGGAGGGCGGCTACGTCTGGGCCTGCAAGAACTATGACGGTGACGTGCAGTCCGACACCGTGGCCCAGGGCTTCGGCAGCCTCGGCCTGATGACCTCCGTGCTGATGACCCCGGACGGCAAGACCGTCGAGGCCGAGGCAGCGCACGGCACCGTCACCCGGCACTACCGCCAGCACCAGCAGGGCAAGCAGACGTCCACCAACCCGATCGCCTCGATCTTCGCGTGGACCCGTGGCATCTCCTACCGCGGCAAGATGGACAACACCCCCGAGGTCACCGAGTTCGCCGAGACCCTCGAGCGCGTCTGCATCGAGACGGTCGAGTCGGGCAAGATGACCAAGGACCTCGCGCTGCTCGTCGGCCCGAACCAGAAGTGGCTGACCACCGAGGAGTTCCTCGCAGCGATCGACGAGAACCTGCAGAAGGCCATGGCTGCCTGA
- a CDS encoding DMT family transporter: MPTDVPVPPGGEALAASAPRARRRPGDQTLALIAAFVCGVLLAVQSRINGDLGTFLPAMTAAWASFFIGLGFISLLWVTPRFRAGASAVWRAVRRGHLPAWQLCGGAIGGLLVAMQTYAVPRVGVATFLIAIIGGQTVNALLVDRLPLGPAAPQLITPARLAAAALAVVGVAVAVTPGMRGSDFVWLPVVGAFLVGMGSAVQQATNARITQVAGQSTVTTFINFGTGSLLLLLIGGWTVLPQGWPDLTGVPWWAWTGGVLGVFFIVLAAWAVMHSGVLLFALITITSQLGTGLVLDLTEPSTRDRVGTQMLLGVGLTLVAAVWAALARARARRGSRVP; the protein is encoded by the coding sequence TTGCCCACTGACGTTCCGGTGCCGCCGGGCGGCGAGGCTCTCGCCGCCTCGGCCCCGCGCGCTCGTCGGCGGCCGGGGGACCAGACCCTGGCGCTGATCGCGGCGTTTGTCTGCGGCGTGCTCCTGGCGGTCCAGTCCCGGATCAACGGTGACCTGGGCACCTTCCTGCCAGCGATGACGGCCGCGTGGGCCAGCTTCTTCATCGGCCTCGGCTTCATCTCGCTGCTCTGGGTCACCCCACGGTTCCGGGCTGGGGCGAGCGCCGTGTGGCGTGCCGTGCGTCGGGGACACCTGCCGGCCTGGCAGCTGTGCGGCGGCGCGATCGGTGGCTTGCTCGTGGCCATGCAGACGTATGCCGTGCCCCGGGTGGGAGTTGCCACGTTCCTGATCGCGATCATCGGGGGTCAGACGGTGAACGCGCTGCTGGTGGACCGTCTCCCACTCGGTCCGGCGGCGCCGCAGCTGATCACGCCCGCTCGGCTCGCGGCGGCTGCCCTGGCCGTCGTCGGCGTCGCGGTCGCCGTGACCCCGGGGATGCGGGGGAGTGACTTTGTGTGGCTCCCGGTGGTGGGGGCGTTCCTGGTCGGCATGGGATCTGCGGTGCAGCAGGCCACCAACGCCCGGATCACCCAGGTCGCTGGCCAGTCCACCGTGACGACCTTCATCAACTTCGGCACCGGCTCCCTGCTCCTCCTGCTCATCGGTGGCTGGACCGTGCTGCCGCAGGGGTGGCCGGACCTCACCGGTGTCCCGTGGTGGGCCTGGACCGGTGGCGTCCTGGGTGTGTTCTTCATCGTCCTGGCGGCCTGGGCGGTGATGCACAGCGGCGTGCTGTTGTTTGCCCTGATCACGATCACGAGCCAGCTGGGCACCGGCCTGGTTCTGGACCTGACCGAGCCGTCAACCCGGGACAGGGTGGGGACGCAGATGCTCCTCGGCGTGGGGCTGACCCTGGTGGCTGCCGTGTGGGCCGCACTGGCCAGAGCGAGGGCACGCCGTGGGTCGAGAGTGCCCTGA
- a CDS encoding bifunctional methylenetetrahydrofolate dehydrogenase/methenyltetrahydrofolate cyclohydrolase, which yields MSARILDGRAALAEIKTDLRARVAALAVRGVVPGLGTVLVGDDPGSTWYVNAKHKDCAEIGVTSIRRDLPAGSTQEQVEAVVDELNADAACTAFLVQQPTGLDEFAILSRIDPAKDVDGLHPVNLGSLVLGEPAPLPCTPAGVVDLLRRHDVQIAGAEVVVVGRGLTVGRPLGLILTRRSENATVTLCHTGTRDLAEHTRRADIIVSAAGVPDLITADMVAPGAAVLDVGVARRDGKIAGDVAPDVAEVAGWVSPNPGGVGPMTRAMLLTNVVEAAERQAGVRTAESASVG from the coding sequence ATGAGCGCACGCATCCTCGACGGCCGGGCCGCACTGGCCGAGATCAAGACCGACCTGAGGGCACGCGTCGCAGCACTGGCCGTGCGGGGGGTCGTGCCCGGCCTGGGCACGGTGCTCGTCGGCGACGACCCGGGCAGCACCTGGTATGTCAATGCCAAGCACAAGGACTGCGCGGAGATCGGAGTGACCTCGATCCGCCGTGACCTGCCTGCCGGATCCACCCAGGAGCAGGTCGAGGCAGTCGTCGACGAGCTCAACGCCGACGCCGCCTGCACCGCCTTCCTCGTGCAGCAGCCGACCGGGCTGGACGAGTTCGCGATCCTGTCCCGCATCGACCCGGCCAAGGACGTCGACGGACTGCACCCCGTCAACCTCGGCTCGTTGGTCCTGGGGGAGCCGGCTCCACTGCCCTGCACCCCCGCCGGTGTCGTCGACCTGTTGCGTCGCCATGACGTGCAGATCGCCGGTGCCGAGGTTGTGGTGGTGGGACGGGGTCTGACGGTGGGTCGCCCGCTGGGCCTGATCCTGACCCGCCGCTCCGAGAACGCCACAGTCACCCTGTGCCACACCGGGACCCGCGATCTGGCGGAGCACACTCGCCGAGCCGACATCATCGTCTCCGCCGCTGGTGTGCCCGACCTGATCACCGCCGACATGGTGGCGCCGGGAGCGGCGGTCCTCGACGTGGGGGTCGCCCGTCGCGACGGCAAGATCGCCGGCGACGTCGCTCCCGACGTCGCCGAGGTGGCTGGCTGGGTCTCTCCGAACCCCGGCGGCGTCGGGCCGATGACGCGGGCCATGCTGCTGACCAATGTCGTCGAGGCTGCGGAGCGGCAGGCCGGGGTGCGGACGGCCGAGTCCGCTTCCGTCGGATGA
- a CDS encoding malate dehydrogenase, with translation MSTVNTPVKVAVTGAAGQIGYSLLFRIASGDLLGKDTPVQLQLLEISPALKALEGVVMELDDCAFPTLAGVEIGDDPNVIFDGANVALLVGARPRTKGMERGDLLEANGAIFTGQGKALNDHAADDIRITVTGNPANTNALIAMSNAKDIPTERFSALTRLDHNRALAQVSAKAGVAVTDIKNLTIWGNHSATQYPDLFHAEIGGKPAVEVINDQPWLEDTFIPTVAKRGAAIIEARGSSSAASAASATIDHTRDWLQGSTEGNWLSMAVRSDGSYGVAEGLISSFPVTTSGGNWEIVQGLEIDEFSRGKIDASVAELDEERQAVTDLGLI, from the coding sequence ATGAGCACCGTGAACACTCCCGTCAAGGTGGCCGTGACCGGCGCCGCCGGCCAGATTGGCTACAGCTTGCTGTTCCGCATCGCGAGCGGCGACCTGCTCGGCAAGGACACCCCGGTGCAGCTGCAGCTGCTGGAGATCTCCCCGGCCCTGAAGGCGCTCGAGGGCGTCGTGATGGAGCTGGATGACTGCGCGTTCCCGACCCTGGCCGGCGTCGAGATCGGCGACGACCCCAACGTGATCTTCGACGGCGCCAATGTCGCACTGCTCGTCGGCGCACGTCCGCGCACCAAGGGCATGGAGCGTGGCGACCTGCTCGAGGCCAATGGCGCGATCTTCACTGGTCAGGGCAAGGCCCTCAATGACCATGCTGCCGACGACATCCGCATCACGGTGACCGGCAACCCGGCCAACACCAACGCCCTGATCGCGATGAGCAACGCCAAGGACATCCCGACCGAGCGCTTCTCCGCGCTGACCCGCCTGGACCACAACCGGGCGCTGGCCCAGGTCTCGGCCAAGGCCGGCGTTGCGGTCACCGACATCAAGAACCTGACCATCTGGGGCAACCACTCGGCCACCCAGTATCCCGACCTGTTCCACGCCGAGATCGGTGGCAAGCCGGCCGTCGAGGTCATCAACGACCAGCCCTGGCTCGAGGACACCTTCATCCCGACGGTCGCCAAGCGCGGTGCGGCGATCATCGAGGCCCGCGGCTCCAGCTCCGCGGCCTCCGCCGCCTCCGCCACGATCGATCACACCCGCGACTGGCTGCAGGGCAGCACCGAGGGCAACTGGCTGTCGATGGCTGTCCGTTCCGACGGTTCCTACGGCGTGGCCGAGGGCCTCATCTCCTCCTTCCCCGTCACCACCTCCGGCGGCAACTGGGAGATCGTCCAGGGCCTGGAGATCGACGAGTTCTCGCGCGGCAAGATCGACGCCTCGGTCGCCGAGCTCGACGAGGAGCGTCAGGCGGTCACCGACCTCGGCCTCATCTGA